The genomic DNA GCTCGAGCCCCCGCCGCGACGCCTCGGCGGCGACCGCCGCCAGCATCTCGGCCGACAGGTCGTAGGCCGTGACGGCGGCCCCGGCCGCCGCCGCCGCGAAGGCGACGTGGCCGCCGCCGCAGCCGAGGTCGAGCACCCACAGGCCGGGCCGCGCGCGGACCCGCTCGCCGATCCGGTCGAGGTCGGCGCCCGCCGCGTGCACGGCGCTGGTCACGTAGGCGGAGGCCTGCGCGCCGAACTGGTCGACGACGTGTCGGGTGTGGCTGCGGGCGTTCATCGGCGGATCTCCCGGTTCAGGTCGCGAGCGGCGGCAGGCGGGACAGCCGCAGGGCGATCGTCAGCGCCAGACCGTACAGCCCGCCCACGAACAGAACCACGCCGTTCCACCCGGAATGGGCGAAGAGCCAGCCGCCCGCCGTCCCCAGGACCGACGAGCCCAGATAGTAGAGGCCGAGATAGATCGCCGAGGCCTGGGCCCGGTCGCGCAGGGCCCGCCGCCCGACCCAGCTGCTCGCGACCGCGTGGGCGCCGAAGAAGCCCACCGTCGTCACCACGATGCCGGCGAGGATCAGCAGCAGGTGATCCGAGAGCGTCATCACGATGCCCGCCAGGCCGACGGCCGTGGCGACCCAGAGGACGCGGCGGCGGCCGAAGCGGCTCGCCAGCTCGCCGGTGACCGGGCTGCTGACCATGCCGGCGAGGTAGACGGAGAAGATCAGTCCGATCACCGCCTGGCTCAGCGCGTAGGGCGGCTCGAGCAGGCGGAAGCCGATGTAATTGTAGATGCAGACGAAGCCGCCCATCAGCAGGAACGCCTCGGCGAAGAGCCAGGGCAGGCCGGCGTCGCGGAAATGGTGGGTGAAGCTGCCCGGCACCTCTGCCCAGGCGAGCCGGCGCGGCACGAAGCGGCGCGAGGGCGGGAGCCACCGCCAGAACGCCAGCGCGGCGGCGAGCGCGAGGCCGCCGATCACCGCGAGCCCGGCGCGCCAGCTCACGAAATCCGCCATCACGCCGCTGATCAGGCGGCCCGACATGCCGCCCAGCGCGTTGCCGCCGACGAGCAGGCCCATCGACAGGCCGATGGCCTTGGCGTCCATCTCCTCGGCGAGATAGGCCATGGCGACGGCCGGGAGGCCGCTGGCCGTCAGCCCCGTGAGCGCGCGCAGTGCCAGGAAGCCGTACCAGCCGGGGACCAGGGCGGCCACGACCGTGAGCAGCGCCGAGGCGACCAGCGAGGCCAGCATCACCGGCTTGCGGCCCCAGATTTCCGAGAGCGGGCTGACGACCAGCAGCGCCACCGCCAGCAGCCCGCAGGGCAGCGACAGGGCGAGGCTGCTCGCGGCCGGCGAGACGCCGAAATCGTCCGCATAGATCGGCAGGAGCGGCTGGACCGCGTAGAGCACCGCGAAGGTCGAGAAGCCGGCCGCCGCCAGCGCCAGAGCCGTGCGGCGGAAGACCGGTGTGCCCGA from Methylobacterium radiotolerans JCM 2831 includes the following:
- a CDS encoding MFS transporter; the protein is MDSETDGGLIRSGTPVFRRTALALAAAGFSTFAVLYAVQPLLPIYADDFGVSPAASSLALSLPCGLLAVALLVVSPLSEIWGRKPVMLASLVASALLTVVAALVPGWYGFLALRALTGLTASGLPAVAMAYLAEEMDAKAIGLSMGLLVGGNALGGMSGRLISGVMADFVSWRAGLAVIGGLALAAALAFWRWLPPSRRFVPRRLAWAEVPGSFTHHFRDAGLPWLFAEAFLLMGGFVCIYNYIGFRLLEPPYALSQAVIGLIFSVYLAGMVSSPVTGELASRFGRRRVLWVATAVGLAGIVMTLSDHLLLILAGIVVTTVGFFGAHAVASSWVGRRALRDRAQASAIYLGLYYLGSSVLGTAGGWLFAHSGWNGVVLFVGGLYGLALTIALRLSRLPPLAT